The region GTTGATTTTTTGTTGGTATAAAGATAGCTATTGTCCTAAGGCTGCAAAGTAGGGCTGATTATTTACCTGTTAAACCACTTACCTGTTAATTTATAGTGCTAATACTGTCAAAGCTTATTCTGTGCTTTGATCCagtaatacttttttctttattaaaattttcagagTGTCCTGATGGTCTTCAGTGTTCCTCAACAATTCCTTCTCATTACCAGAGATACACTCACCTTCTGCTAGCTCAAAGCAGAGCTGGTAATAGTCCTCTCAAGGATCCTTCCCATGGGTCAGGGCGGAGTTTCCGTGAAACTAATTCAGACTTTCTTTGTAGCCTTGAGAAAAGATGGTCTCCACatcagaaacaaacagaaaacttaaaaaatgtttcagcTGATCCCTTGTTAGTGACGCAGTGTCTAAAAAGCTCTCAGTCTCCAACTGAAACCAATAAAAAGATTTCCTCTTTGACAAATAGCCAAACTTCCCAACAAGTCCCACAATTTACAGGACATGTTAACAGTGACAAACTGGTAGGAGTTGGTTTGCCTCTTGCTGAAGAATTAGACAGCCAAAACAACCCAGAACACAGAAATTTGCCATTGCCAGAAAATGACTTTAGCAACTGTGAAATCTCCTATTCTCCACTTCAAAGTGATGAAGAAACTTACGATACAAATGATAAGCTGGATGATTCACAACAGGAACTATTTTTCATGGAAAGCTCTAAAGATGGCAATCTAGAAGAAGATGACAACAGctccattttgtttaaaaaactatATGACCCCTTACTGAAGGACCAGGAGGCCTGCCCCGAAGTGGATAGCTTCTTAACGCAGGATAAATACAATGAAGAATTGTATGAATGCAACTCTCTTAATGATTCGTCTCAACTTACTTTCCAAAATAAGAGAATTGTTTCACATGGTCATCCAGCATATACTGATGATGATTTTATGTTGCTTCCACCTGCATTAGCAGAGAGGTTTACTTCTCCTGGTTACCAAGCCTCTAAAGCAAAACCTGATGAGCCAGAATTTCACTCATCTCAATCAAATAAAGAGAAACAGGTGATTGAAGAATCAGCTGTTTACAATCAAAATTCTCTTCCATTACTTAAGAGTAAAATGTCAAAACGTTTTGAAAACCAGGGAGGAGGGTGTCATTCTTTCCACCCAACCCAAAGTAAAACTAGAGAATTATCAAATAAGAATTCCAATGCTAAGAACAACGCAAACTCAACATGTTTCTGCAGAAAGGCGTTAGGTGGTATGCTGGACAATAAAGTTCCAGTTTTAAATTCAGAAACATTTTCTAGTACACCTACTGTTGCTAAGCCTTCGAAAATGTTGCCCTCTGGCCCTAAGTGTCATGCAACACAGCCTTCTACTAAGGTAATGAAGCAGATGGATATAGGTGTGTATTTTGGACTGCCacccaaaagaagagagaaattgcTGGAGGAAAGTTCATTAGAAGGGATGAACTTCAATACAGCTGTAAGTCCTAATGAAAAGAGGTCCCAGCAGCGcaagaggaaagcagaaaaatCTTTAAGTGATTTAGAATTAGAGGCAAAGAATTTAAGTGAAAGTCAGCCTTCTGTGGAGCTTTCTGATAAGGGGTCACAGCATCAAAAAAAGAGACTTAAAAAGTCAGATTCATTGCAGGAAGGAGGACATCAGAAGAATCCAGGTCACCTTAAGAAGACAGTACCTAGAACAGTCAATTTAAGTAAAGACAAAACCTTCATAAAATCAGCTCATGGCAGAGTGCAGAGAGAGAACACTAAAATCTCAGAGTCATCTAATGCAGGAGAATTAAGGAAAAGGACATGCCCATTCTATAAGAAAATACCTGGTAAGTCGAAGTAGCAACGCTTAATATATCTACAAAGACGCAACTTCTTTAAACTTCATGTTCATTGCTCATGTTGTGTGCATGTGAAACAATTTGTTGTGTTTCCCTTATTTTTTatgtaacagattttttttttgcctatttaatcttttttttggtCCATTTAGTTCAGCAAACTTCTACTAAACATATTCTATAtacaaaatggggcttccctggtagctcagacagtaaagaatctgctttcaatgtgggagacccaggttcgatccctgggttgggaagatcctctggagaaggaaatggcaacccactccagtattcttgcctggagaattccatggacagaggagcatggcgagctacagtccatggaatcacaaaaagagttggacacaactgagtgactaacaccaccACCATATACAAGATACTGTACTATCTATATAGATATTACAGATTTGACAAAAAGTAGTATAGATCAGCTTAatacagaggaaggaaaggatttCTGTAAGTAACCATGGTAACAGACAGCCTCTAAGAActtaagagaaatgcaaagtggctggatggcatcactgactcgatggacgtgagtctgagtgaactccgggagttggtgatggacagggaggcctggcgtgctgcgattcatggggccacaaagagtcggacacgactgagtgactgaactgaactgaaaaagcttcaaagaaggaaaatgtcatGGGTTACACAGGTCATAATAAATGCTAACCATTTTTAAACCATGTAATAATTTAGTTTCgtaatcttttcatatttttttaatttcttgtgcCTTCATAGAAGAGCTAATAGAGAAATGTGtagtaaaatgaattttattattgaaGAAACCAGGTACCTTTCTGAAAAGACTATAAAACTGCCAAAATGCACTTggtttcaggaggattctttaatgTGCTTTTTTGatactataaattataatttgctcaaaatatttatgtaagGAAAAGTATTTATGCACATtttgattaaatttatatatttaaagtgagccCGGAACTAGTGGGCCATGTGTGGATAGGCCTCTGTAGAATTGTGGAGGTATGCTTATTTACCTGCATGTTTTACAACagctcaatctttttttttttttttcataattggtGCTCTAGGGAGCctttttaggcttttttttttctcatttccctttctcctccccacctcccacaatGAAATTCAAATACTAGGGGTATCTATTTACCTGTTGTTGTTCTGTGACTCTTTGGAGGGCCAGTGAGATCATTTGGGTCATCAACCATTTTTCTCCTGCCAGAAGCAGGTCAATGTCACCCCTATTGAGATTTCATGTTTTAGAAGAAAGATAGCATTCCCCTTTTGCGGTTTCACAGAAGTAAAGGATTTTTAGGTGCCTAGTAAGTATCATGAAAACATTCAGCTAAGCAAATAACTGGTTTGTAgcttagtactttttttttttttggcaaagttaTTCTTAAAGACTATACTGGGTATATTTAGCCTAAACTTAACAAGACTCATTTTTATCTCTAGGATCATCCTTTGATGAATTTATGTGgtgtagatttttaaattaaattgtaaaGTTAAGTTGGACATGAGATGTAAAGGTGTAAGAGCATTTGCTATATAAGCAAATTGGGTAACTTTTACTTCACTCTTGCTAAAGCAGCTGCTTTGGTGTTTTCATTGTAGGAACTGGCTTTACGGTCGATGCCTTTCAGTATGGATGGGTTGAAGGTTGCACTGCCTATTTTCTCACTCATTTCCATTCTGATCATTATGCTGGATTGTCTAAAAACTTCACATTTCCCATTTATTGTAGTAAGGTAAGTTCTAGTATTCTCAATTCTGATTTTGTGGAATGCAGTGAATTTCTAAGCAGtttggttaaaaaataattaaaattttaagatcatttttctagaaaatgtatgaaaaagCAGATTCCACATTTTAGACTCTAAAATCAAATGAGTTATTGTCGATAGTtacaatagatttttttaaatatgctttattttatagAGACAACAGATAAGCTAGCTCATGATGTACTGAAACAtgtttcattcagtaaatatttactgaatgcctaaAAAGATACTCATGGCAAAATACCTAACTTCAGGGAGCTTACAGCCTACACATTCACCAGTACTCCAGTGGGCTATCTATTTGTAGTAGAAAAGTAAACAGAATGCCTAGAAGTAGGGAGAAGTTGGGGGCTTTACTATGTCCTAGGCTAAGGTTAGAAAAAGTTTCATGGTGAGAGAGACACCTTGAACTAATCATTAAAAGGTGAGCATTTTAATGTGTACTACTAAGGACTTTGGATAGAATTTGATTTAATCCTTAAGTATTCTTGAATTACCTCTTTTTATTAGTGAAGTAACTGAGGCTTGGAGCGGTTAAGTAGCATGCCCcaagtcacagagctagtaatGACAGACACAGAGTTTGAACACAGGTCTGTCTGATTCCAGATCCAggcaaaagaaagagaagagagcctTCCAGGTAGAGAAGAGTTTGTGTAAAGGAACAGACACCTGAGAAGTATAGCCATTCCAAGAACTTCAGTTGCTAAAAACAAGCTAAGGAATAACAGTAGATAAACCCGCAGAAATGGGTAGGGGCCAAATCATGAAGGATTCTGTGTGTCATGCTGGGTAACAGACTTTTTACAGGTGAGGGAGAAGTCGGTGATAGTGTTTAAGCAAAGTTGTGATGCATTTTAGAAAGTTCTTCCTGGCATTCTGGTAGGTTTACATGAATATATGTGAAAGAATAAGGAAATTATTAAGATGCTTGAGTTCTTCAGTAGATATGAAATAAAGACTTATTTAATGTTTTCATGTATCAGCAATAAGCACATCCTGTTTTGCAGATAACTGGCAATTTGTTGAAGAGCAAACTTCATGTACAAGAACAATATATCCATCCCTTGCCAACAGACACTGAATGTATAGTGAATGGTATCAAGGTTATTTTGCTAGATGCCAATCAGTAAGTATTAAAGTTACCTTACTGACAAccagtttttaaatattcaaaaggaAAACACATTGCATGGTTATTTAAGAACTTTTTATTGAAACTATTATGCTTGATATTTCTTAAAACAagtaaaatgtgtttcttcttttggaaaaacaaaatgtaccCAATACAGAAACAAAGATTAAATGTAGAGAGATTCTCTTAAGTGTTCTCTAACCCTTTTTTAGTATAGTTTAATTACTGTGCTTTACATATGAGActctatcttatttttttttaatcttttaacatATTGTTGCTGTTCTTTAAGAGATAACCTTTTGCCATTTTCTTTAATATCACTTATATAAATTACCAGCTGGTACTCCAGCTGTTACTTCAGATtctagaggattttttttttcctttaagaaatccTTTAGGTTTTTGATACTCAAGACTTGGAAgacttttttcttgaaaaaatttttttctttttcacctcaTTTTTTTCAATGTTAAGTACTATCAGGATTCACAGTGCCAAAATACAACTGGCAGTCAGCTACACATCTTTACACTTTCCGTGTACCTTAGAGATCATAGATACTTAGAGAATTAAAATTAAGACTAAACCAAGGTCTCCTAAATTCCAGGCCAGTGCTGTTTTTTTCAGATTGCCTGTGAGATTTTATCTGCTAACTTtgctgctgtttatttttttaatcaccaaTTATAACAACtccagttctgatttttttttttggtgaactttattgaggtgtaatttacataaataaaatggacctattttaagtctttgttgaattttgaCAAAAGTACACACCCATGTAATTCCCACCacaataaaaatatggaaaatattccCTACCACAGGAGATTTCCTTGTGTTCCTTCCCAGTCAATCCCAAACCCCAATTCGGACTCGGAAAACcttgttttctgtgactgtggatTAGATTTGTCTTTACTAGGGATTCATCtgaatgaaatcatatagtaaCTCCTGTTTTCTATCTGGCTTCTGTCACATgttgtatttttgagattcatccatgctgtcatgtgttcctttttattactgcATAGTATCTACACAGttattttatccattcagttCTTGATGGACAACTGATTTTTGTTCTTTGACTTTGCATCCTGAGACCTTGCTAAACCTGTCATTAGCTGTTGTAGGTTTTTTTGTATTAATAGAGTCTTGAAAATTTTCCACATATGTCTACAAATAtgattttgttttacttctttctttccatttagagTGGTATTTTTTCTCTTACTTATTGTACTGGATTAGGCCTTCAGATAATGTCAAATATAAGTGGTGAGACCAGACATGTTCCCATGTTCTTAATCTTAAGAAAGTATTCAGTCTTTttccattaagtatgatgttagcaaTAGGTATTTCATAGATGCCTTTTATCAGGAAAATCCCCTCTGCTGGAAGTTTGTGATGATgaaagggtgttgaattttgtcaaatgtttctttggcatctattgagattataatataatttttctcCTCTATAATGTTAATGTGGTAAATGACAAAGATGGATTTAAACCAGCCTTATATTACTGAGATAAACCCCACTTAGTCTTCATGTATTAccctttttgaaaatttatagGTAGATTTGatagctaatattttgttaaggaattttgtcttttttacaaTGTCTATTGGTCTAcaggtttttttaaataatacttttgtCTTACTTTGATATCAGAGTAATACTGACCTCATGAagtattcccttctcctctattttctgaagtatattttctgaaatatgtcATATAGTAATTGTTATTATTTCTTCCctaaatgtttcatagaattcCCCAGTGAAGTCACTGAGGTGTGGATTTTGGGTTCAGGGAAAGGGAAGTTTGTAATtatttaatgctgctgctgctactgctaagtcgcttcagtcctgtccgactctgtgcgaccccatagacggcagcccaccaggctccaccatcgctgggattctccaagcaagaacactggagtgggttgccatttccttctccaatgcatgaaagtgaaaagtgaaagtgaagtctctcagtgatgtccgactcttctcgaccccatggactgcagcccaccaggctcctccgtccatggaattttccaggcaagagtactggagtgggttgccattgccttctccaattatttcCTGTGTTTTCCTAGAATTTAAGAGTCCAattcgtagtgaccccatgggctgcagcccaccaggctcctccatccatgggattttccaggcaagaatactggagtgggttgccattcccttatccaggggatcttcctgacccagggattgaaccagggtcttctgcattgcaggcagattctttaccatctgagccaccagggaagccctaacaacaCATGGGACCTGTGaccaaccagggaagctcagctGAGCCTTAGTATCCAGGGATTTTATTGGAAGTCAGTAGTGTataattctggagaaggcaatggtaccccactccagtactcttgcctggaaaatcccatggacggaggagcctggtgggctgcagcccatggggttgctacaagtcggactcgactgagcgacttcactttcacttttcactttcatgcattggaggaggaaatgacaacccactccagtgttcttgcctggagaatcccagggatggcggagcctgtgggctgccatctatggggttgcacagagtcggacatgactgaagtgatttagcagcagcaacagcagtgtatAATTCTAGCACCCGCATGACTGACCTCAGTACTCAGACTCCAGTTCCCCTAAAGCACAAAACAAGTATTCACCACTATTAGTAACTATGTGATCAAACTAGTAACACATGGCCCAATGGGCGCGGCATCCAAAACACTCTTAGCAGGCAGAATGCTCCAAGGACCCAAAACTCAGCTCCCAAGGACTAGTCCTAAAGACAGGCCTTTCTTGAGCATGTGTGGAGTTTTACCAGCCTTGGCCTGCTGAATTAACCTTTTCCTGCACAccaatgttttgtgtgtgtgacataaATTCCCTTACCTTAAAATGCTACACTTCTCTGTAGTACAATGCTATATCATTGTGGTCAGTTAATAAAGTGTGTTAACTTGTTGATATTGAAATGAATACTCTTTCTTTAGCTGTTTTGATCTGTgtaaataatattcctttgaaaTGTCTGTGTTCAGCTGTCCAGGTGCTGTCATGATCCTTTTTTGTCTTCCTAACGGTCACGTCATACTACACACGGGAGACTTCAGAGCAGACCCCAGCATGGAACGTTCTCTACTTGGATGCCACAAAGTCCACACGCTTTACTTGGATACAACGTAAGAGAAGCTTTGTTTGTGTGCTTCTTTTTTCCACTGACAGCATTTCCCTGTATATTATGAATAATTTGAGCTTGTGCTTAGGTAATCAAAGTAATGACTTACTGTCAATTATCATTTTAAGTACTTATCAGAAAGATGGTTGAAAAAACATACACTTACTTAGCACAAATCTGGGATTACATGTCTTAACTGACTccagctcaattttttttttttttggtaatatccCTTTGAAAATATGGTTTATATGAGAATCTTGTTGCAGAAACAAGGAAGGAAAATTTGAAATTTGGGAGCAAACTTTAGGAAAACATCCTTTAAGGTTATCCTTTCAAAGTATCTTTGTAACAATTAAGTGTgattatgaagaaaagaaaacagagaatgagGTCTGTGTCTGAATATTCAGAATTACATTGTTCCTTTCTCCAAAAGGTAATCTATAAGCAACAGTCTTGAATTCCTAAGTGCTATCAACATAATAGTATAAGCCATTGTCTTTTTgagtgcatgcttgctaagtcacttcagctgtgtctttctctttgcgactccatgaaccgtagcccaccagactcctctgactaataggattctccaggcaagaatgctggagtgggttgccatttcttcctccaggtggatcttcccaacccaggatagaacccatgtctcttatgtctcctgccttggatgGGGGTTATtgactactagcgccacctgggaagccccattgtctttttcagttcagtcgctcagtcgtgtctgactctttgcaaccccatggactgcagcacaccaggccttcttgtccatcaccaactcccggagtttactcaaactcatgtccgttgagtcagtgatgccatccaaccatctcatcctctgtcgtccccttctcctcccaccttcagtctttcccagcatctgagtcttttcaaatgagtcagttcttcccatcaggtggccaaagtattggagtttcagctttagcatcagtccttccaatgaacacccaggactgatctcctttagaatggactggttggatctccttgcagtccaggggactctcaagagttttctccaacaccacaattccaaagcatcaattcttcagcactcagctttcttcacagtctaactctcacatccatacatgaccactggaaaaaccatagccttgactagacggacctttgttgacaaagtaatgtctctgctttttaatgtgctatctacgttggtcgtaacattccttcccaggagtaagcgtcttttaatttcatggctgcagtcaccatctgcagtgattttggaccccaaaagaatacagtctgacactgtttccactgtttccccatctatttgccatgaagtgatgggaccagatgccatgatcttcgtttgctgaatgttgagttttaagccaactttttcactctcctctttcactttcatcaagaggctttttagttcctcttcactttctgccataagggtggtgacatctgcatatctgaggttattgatatttcttctggcaatcttgattccagctgtacttcttccagcccagcgtttctcatgatgtactctgcatataagttaaataagtagggtgacaatatacagccttgacgtactccttttcctatttggaaccagtctgtttttgctagcatgtaaaatgagtgtaattgtgcggtagtttgagaattctttggcattgcctttctttgggattgcaatgaaaactgaccttttccagtcctgtggccactgatgagttttccaaatttgctggcatattgagtgtagcactttcacagaatcatcttttggaattgaaatagctcagctggaattccatcacctccactagctttgttcctagtgatgcttcctaaggcccacttgacttcgcattccaggatgtttggctctaggtgagtgatcacaccattgtggttatctgggtcatgaagatcttttttgtatagttcttctgtgtattcttgccacctcttcttactatcttctgcttctgttaggtccataccatttctgtcctttattgtgcccatctttgcatgaaatgttcccttggtatctctaattttcttgaagagatctctagtctttctcattctattgttttcttctatttctttgcattgatcgctgagaaaggcgttcttatctctccttgctgttctttggaactctgcattcaaatgggtatacctttccttttctcctttgctttttgcttcttttcttttcacagctatttgtaaggcctcctcagacagccattttgcctttttgcatttctttttcttgggaatggtcttgatccctgtctcctgtacagtgtcataaacctccgtccatagttcttcaggcactctgtcagatctaatcccttgtccttttattattgttaaaatacCTCTCATCGGTTTTTCAGAAATGATGTTAACTATTTCAATCTGTCTCCATAAGACCTGAGTTTGGATGGCATATTTTAGTAAGAGATGATCTTCCATATCCAGTTTTCTAACACTATTGCTAATTTTTCCATCCTTCTATATGTACTTAAATACTAGgtgaattaagaaaataatgttttaaaagaaacctttttATTGTTACTTTAATCTACATACCATTCTGAATTTCTTTGTGGGTTTTTATAGGAGAGAAGACTGAGTTTTGTCTGCTCTTATAGCTGACCAGCAAAGAGTATATTTCTTTGATGTTTATACTTTATGAGTTTTTTAGTAAAAAAGTGCTGAACTTTCATGTCGAATATCTATAACTAGAAGTGTTAGAGTTAATACTAATAGTAGTATTTTTCTTTGGGTGTTATTATATTGAGGTAAACACAACTAGATCTGCTATATtcctataatattatatatatttctgtatctcCTAAGAGAGAATAACAACCGTGTGAATATTAACTACTTGATTTTATGCTACTTCATCAAATTCATGTTccatttcattattaaaaatatatatttttgataaagCAGAATTCTTTAGTCCATAAAGAC is a window of Bos mutus isolate GX-2022 chromosome 26, NWIPB_WYAK_1.1, whole genome shotgun sequence DNA encoding:
- the DCLRE1A gene encoding DNA cross-link repair 1A protein isoform X1: MEQQVFLEDAFLEEDIWEYKSKRKPKRVRPNNCSENIPDSVEKATDGQHQSKRNRNKKRTVETKKKVKTPETCLRETDSQTSVASSQSSICGDGVQQSQDTETTPEKRCRTHETKHMSPKTRPVYDGYCPNCQMPFSSLLGQTPRWHVFECLDSTPVSGTECPDGLQCSSTIPSHYQRYTHLLLAQSRAGNSPLKDPSHGSGRSFRETNSDFLCSLEKRWSPHQKQTENLKNVSADPLLVTQCLKSSQSPTETNKKISSLTNSQTSQQVPQFTGHVNSDKLVGVGLPLAEELDSQNNPEHRNLPLPENDFSNCEISYSPLQSDEETYDTNDKLDDSQQELFFMESSKDGNLEEDDNSSILFKKLYDPLLKDQEACPEVDSFLTQDKYNEELYECNSLNDSSQLTFQNKRIVSHGHPAYTDDDFMLLPPALAERFTSPGYQASKAKPDEPEFHSSQSNKEKQVIEESAVYNQNSLPLLKSKMSKRFENQGGGCHSFHPTQSKTRELSNKNSNAKNNANSTCFCRKALGGMLDNKVPVLNSETFSSTPTVAKPSKMLPSGPKCHATQPSTKVMKQMDIGVYFGLPPKRREKLLEESSLEGMNFNTAVSPNEKRSQQRKRKAEKSLSDLELEAKNLSESQPSVELSDKGSQHQKKRLKKSDSLQEGGHQKNPGHLKKTVPRTVNLSKDKTFIKSAHGRVQRENTKISESSNAGELRKRTCPFYKKIPGTGFTVDAFQYGWVEGCTAYFLTHFHSDHYAGLSKNFTFPIYCSKITGNLLKSKLHVQEQYIHPLPTDTECIVNGIKVILLDANHCPGAVMILFCLPNGHVILHTGDFRADPSMERSLLGCHKVHTLYLDTTYCSPEYSFPSQQEVIQFAINTAFETVTLNPRALVVCGTYSIGKEKIFLAIADVLGSKVGMSREKYNTLQCFNIPEVSSFITTDMCNSLVHLLPMMQINFKGLQNHLKKCGGKYNQILAFRPTGWTHSNKLTSLADIIPQTKGNISIYGIPYSEHSSYLEMKRFVQWLKPQKIIPTVNVGSLKSRRTMEKYFQEWKLEAGY
- the DCLRE1A gene encoding DNA cross-link repair 1A protein isoform X2, producing MLEDAFLEEDIWEYKSKRKPKRVRPNNCSENIPDSVEKATDGQHQSKRNRNKKRTVETKKKVKTPETCLRETDSQTSVASSQSSICGDGVQQSQDTETTPEKRCRTHETKHMSPKTRPVYDGYCPNCQMPFSSLLGQTPRWHVFECLDSTPVSGTECPDGLQCSSTIPSHYQRYTHLLLAQSRAGNSPLKDPSHGSGRSFRETNSDFLCSLEKRWSPHQKQTENLKNVSADPLLVTQCLKSSQSPTETNKKISSLTNSQTSQQVPQFTGHVNSDKLVGVGLPLAEELDSQNNPEHRNLPLPENDFSNCEISYSPLQSDEETYDTNDKLDDSQQELFFMESSKDGNLEEDDNSSILFKKLYDPLLKDQEACPEVDSFLTQDKYNEELYECNSLNDSSQLTFQNKRIVSHGHPAYTDDDFMLLPPALAERFTSPGYQASKAKPDEPEFHSSQSNKEKQVIEESAVYNQNSLPLLKSKMSKRFENQGGGCHSFHPTQSKTRELSNKNSNAKNNANSTCFCRKALGGMLDNKVPVLNSETFSSTPTVAKPSKMLPSGPKCHATQPSTKVMKQMDIGVYFGLPPKRREKLLEESSLEGMNFNTAVSPNEKRSQQRKRKAEKSLSDLELEAKNLSESQPSVELSDKGSQHQKKRLKKSDSLQEGGHQKNPGHLKKTVPRTVNLSKDKTFIKSAHGRVQRENTKISESSNAGELRKRTCPFYKKIPGTGFTVDAFQYGWVEGCTAYFLTHFHSDHYAGLSKNFTFPIYCSKITGNLLKSKLHVQEQYIHPLPTDTECIVNGIKVILLDANHCPGAVMILFCLPNGHVILHTGDFRADPSMERSLLGCHKVHTLYLDTTYCSPEYSFPSQQEVIQFAINTAFETVTLNPRALVVCGTYSIGKEKIFLAIADVLGSKVGMSREKYNTLQCFNIPEVSSFITTDMCNSLVHLLPMMQINFKGLQNHLKKCGGKYNQILAFRPTGWTHSNKLTSLADIIPQTKGNISIYGIPYSEHSSYLEMKRFVQWLKPQKIIPTVNVGSLKSRRTMEKYFQEWKLEAGY